The following proteins come from a genomic window of Trifolium pratense cultivar HEN17-A07 linkage group LG4, ARS_RC_1.1, whole genome shotgun sequence:
- the LOC123920246 gene encoding protein GRAVITROPIC IN THE LIGHT 1 produces the protein MLPAGAKETQLRESNSQKVHPQPMEEAMNQNPEAVETLVSKIFTNISSLKSAYIQLQSAHTPYDPDKIHTADKLVISELKNLSELKHFYRENNPKPVCVSPQDSRLAAEIQEQQSLLKTYEVMVKKFQSEIQNKDLEIHQLEKQIEEASQKRAKLEKNLKLRGLSTKESEDGNGFFPIDLTPDLFTSSVEAAAKAIHDFSKPLINMMKAAGWDLDAAANSIEPNVVYAKRAHKKYAFESYICQRMFGGFEQESFSVESDDIVVNKESFFHQFLALREIDPLDMLGQNPDSIFGKFCQSKYLVIVHQKMEASFFGNLDQRNHVMGGGHPRTPFYQAFLKLAKSIWLLHKLAYSFEPNVKVFQVKGGSEFSDVYMESVVKNLIMDENDEKPKVGLMVMPGFWIGGSVIQSKVYLSGMKVAE, from the coding sequence ATGCTACCAGCTGGAGCCAAAGAGACCCAATTGCGTGAGAGCAACAGTCAGAAGGTCCACCCTCAACCCATGGAAGAAGCCATGAATCAAAATCCAGAAGCTGTCGAAACCCTAGTTTCTAAAATTTTCACAAATATCTCTTCTCTGAAATCAGCTTATATTCAGCTGCAATCTGCTCATACTCCCTATGATCCCGATAAAATCCACACTGCTGATAAACTTGTTATTAGTGAGCTGAAAAATCTATCTGAACTCAAGCATTTCTACAGGGAAAACAACCCAAAGCCAGTTTGTGTTTCTCCCCAAGACTCACGGTTAGCTGCAGAAATTCAAGAACAACAGAGCCTCCTGAAAACGTATGAGGTCATGGTTAAGAAATTTCAGTCTGAAATTCAGAATAAAGATTTAGAGATCCATCAACTTGAAAAGCAGATTGAGGAGGCTAGTCAGAAGCGagcaaaattagaaaaaaatctGAAGCTTAGAGGTTTGTCGACTAAAGAATCAGAAGATGGAAATGGATTTTTCCCGATTGATCTAACTCCAGATCTCTTTACCTCTTCTGTGGAAGCAGCTGCGAAAGCAATTCATGATTTTTCTAAACCTTTGATCAACATGATGAAAGCAGCTGGGTGGGACCTTGATGCTGCTGCCAACTCAATTGAACCAAATGTTGTTTATGCGAAGAGAGCTCATAAGAAATATGCATTTGAGTCTTACATTTGCCAAAGAATGTTTGGTGGCTTCGAGCAAGAAAGCTTCTCTGTCGAATCAGACGATATTGTAGTCAATAAAGAGAGTTTCTTCCACCAATTTCTTGCTTTAAGGGAGATAGATCCTTTGGACATGCTTGGACAAAATCCAGATTCCATTTTTGGGAAATTTTGCCAGAGCAAATACCTAGTGATAGTTCATCAAAAGATGGAAGCGTCGTTCTTTGGGAATCTAGATCAGCGAAATCATGTGATGGGTGGAGGACATCCAAGGACTCCGTTTTACCAGGCTTTTCTAAAACTAGCAAAGTCAATTTGGCTTTTACACAAATTGGCTTATTCTTTCGAGCCAAATGTCAAGGTATTTCAGGTTAAAGGAGGGAGCGAGTTCTCCGATGTATACATGGAAAGCGTGGTCAAGAATCTGATAATGGATGAAAATGATGAAAAGCCGAAAGTTGGATTGATGGTTATGCCTGGATTTTGGATTGGGGGAAGTGTGATTCAGAGTAAAGTTTATCTCTCTGGTATGAAGGTAGCTGAATGA
- the LOC123922074 gene encoding F-box/LRR-repeat protein 14-like, which translates to MKTKRIKTTNSVKPDECWELVFMFMFMDDEDYYALSLVSKQFLSITNRLRSSLTIKPYYDQTTEQVLHLIGRFPNLTSLNFIGGDDIDYILPQLSTFPFRLTSLKLSHMSTIPATGLVTFSSATSSTLNSLTCSYIDFLHSTHMFLIGDCFPKLKRIDLSHCNDICISLLLKKCRNITHLNLTASSIIPLSRIMNFQLPTLEVLNLSYSTADNQTLNVLTKTCTRILQLSLGYCDRVTDKGVKSVLQNCIQLREINLKYCQRVVHLNVDSMLLLRPSLTKIMLPYLLAWVA; encoded by the coding sequence ATGAAAACTAAGagaataaaaacaacaaattccGTGAAACCTGATGAGTGTTGGGAACTTGTATTCATGTTCATGTTCATGGATGATGAGGACTACTATGCTCTCTCCCTCGTCTCGAAACAGTTTCTCTCCATCACCAACCGTCTTCGATCCTCTCTCACTATCAAACCCTACTACGATCAAACAACCGAACAAGTTCTCCATCTCATTGGTAGATTTCCCAACCTCACCTCCCTCAACTTTATTGGCGGTGACGACATCGACTACATTCTCCCCCAACTCTCTACTTTCCCATTTAGACTCACATCACTCAAACTCTCACACATGTCCACCATTCCCGCCACTGGCTTAGTAACTTTCTCTTCTGCAACTTCTTCAACTTTAAACTCTCTCACATGTTCCTACATTGATTTTCTCCATTCCACTCACATGTTCCTCATTGGCGATTGTTTCCCCAAGTTGAAGCGCATTGATTTGAGTCATTGCAATGACATATGTATTTCTCTTCTTTTGAAGAAATGTCGTAACATTACACATTTGAACTTAACTGCCTCTTCTATTATCCCGCTAAGTAGAATTATGAACTTTCAACTTCCTACTTTGGAGGTGTTGAATTTGTCATATTCAACAGCTGACAATCAAACACTTAACGTTCTTACAAAGACTTGTACTCGGATTTTGCAACTGTCACTCGGATATTGTGATCGTGTCACAGACAAGGGAGTCAAGAGTGTGCTACAAAACTGCATACAACTCAGAGAGATCAATTTGAAATATTGTCAAAGAGTAGTTCATCTTAATGTCGACTCAATGCTATTATTAAGGCCATCATTGACAAAGATAATGCTTCCATACTTGCTGGCTTGGGTAGCTTAG
- the LOC123920250 gene encoding uncharacterized protein LOC123920250: MAISVSRAMSKGVVMTVPVLVLTVSVAAVFLFFLLSSLSSCSCPSQPPATPDVNNARNVDVGSSESSKGNGFIATRKEDVEWVKNQIEANGIHMQENVLRKGINPRTRAQQLEDLKQFKGISHYEGPDSNNHTAFPCPGGLLVEEHHSNYGEPWAGGRDVYEFLAQAIQLKPDSQVLEIGCGTLRVGLHFIRYLNPEHFHCLERDELSLMAAFRYELPAQGLLHKRPLIVKGEDMDFSKFGSGVTYDLIYASAVFLHMPDKLVWVGLERLASKLKPYDGRIFVSHNIKFCSRLGGEECTKRLTSLGLEYLGKHTHDSLLFNHYEIWFEFRRSKI; this comes from the exons ATGGCAATTTCAGTTTCTCGGGCTATGTCGAAGGGTGTAGTGATGACGGTGCCTGTTCTGGTTCTCACTGTTTCTGTGGCTGCTGTTTTTCTGTTCTTCCTATTGTCGTCTCTATCTTCTTGCTCGTGCCCTTCACAACCTCCAGCCACCCCTGATGTCAACAATGCCAGGAACGTTGATGTTGGTTCGTCTGAGTCTAGCAAAGGTAATGGTTTTATAGCAACGAGAAAGGAGGATGTTGAGTGGGTGAAAAATCAAATTGAAGCAAATGGGATTCATATGCAAGAAAATGTGCTCCGCAAGGGTATTAACCCTCGTACTAGGGCTCAACAACTTGAGGATCTTAAACA ATTTAAGGGCATATCACACTATGAGGGACCTGACTCAAATAATCACACAGCATTTCCATGCCCCGGAGGACTTCTAGTTGAAGAGCACCATAGTAACTACGGTGAACCATGGGCAGGTGGAAGGGATGTGTATGAGTTTCTTGCTCAAGCCATTCAGCTCAAACCAGACTCACAGGTGCTCGAGATAGGGTGTGGCACGCTTCGAGTTGGTTTGCATTTCATTCGATATTTAAATCCTGAACACTTTCATTGTCTTGAAAGGGACGAGCTCTCTCTTATGGCTGCATTTAGGTATGAGCTTCCCGCCCAAGGCCTCTTACACAAACGACCTTTGATAGTTAAGGGAGAGGACATGGATTTCAGTAAGTTCGGTTCTGGTGTAACTTATGATTTGATTTACGCTAGTGCTGTGTTTCTTCATATGCCTGATAAACTTGTATGGGTCGGACTTGAAAGATTAGCATCTAAATTGAAACCATATGATGGACGAATCTTTGTATCACATAATATCAAGTTCTGTTCAAGGTTGGGAGGAGAGGAATGCACAAAGAGGCTTACGAGTTTAGGACTCGAGTATCTTGGAAAACATACACATGATAGTCTTCTATTCAATCACTATGAGATATGGTTTGAATTTAGACGGTCAAAGATTTAA